The following are encoded in a window of Prevotella melaninogenica genomic DNA:
- a CDS encoding HU family DNA-binding protein encodes MKIKLIERRKPGTKTGPGKFYASPVNVGKKNLRDIAHDIAGRSSLTRGDIENVLANFMDCLPHYLRDGFSVQLGEFGTMRLTLSSEGAATEKAFKTEKIKPRVTFTPGVELKAALRENSYETVKEEKSGSKEKGGGKSPGPSPE; translated from the coding sequence ATGAAAATCAAATTGATTGAAAGAAGAAAGCCAGGTACAAAGACTGGACCAGGTAAGTTTTATGCAAGTCCTGTGAACGTGGGGAAGAAGAACCTGCGGGATATTGCGCACGACATTGCGGGGCGTTCTTCGCTTACACGTGGTGATATCGAAAACGTGCTGGCGAATTTTATGGACTGTCTGCCTCATTATCTCCGCGATGGCTTTAGCGTGCAGTTAGGAGAGTTTGGCACGATGCGCCTGACACTTTCAAGCGAGGGAGCTGCAACGGAAAAGGCTTTTAAGACCGAGAAGATTAAGCCGCGTGTAACGTTTACGCCGGGTGTGGAACTGAAAGCTGCGCTGCGCGAGAACTCGTATGAGACAGTGAAAGAGGAAAAATCGGGCTCTAAGGAAAAAGGGGGCGGAAAGAGTCCCGGCCCTTCGCCAGAGTAG
- a CDS encoding RelA/SpoT family protein, whose amino-acid sequence MDKDNIEVKEIDYEKMVDDAFQHLIDTYLASRHRKKVDIITKAFNFARQAHKGVRRLSGEPYIMHPIAVAQIACEEMGLGATSICAALLHDVVEDTDYTVEDMENIFGPKIAQIVDGLTKISGGIFGEQASAQAENFKKLLLTMSDDIRVILIKICDRLHNMRTLASQPASKQYKIAGETLYIYAPLANRLGLNKIKTELEDLSFRYEHPDAYASIEKKLASTQAQRDTLFEQFTAPIRAELDKMGFEYELKARVKSPYSIWNKMQNKHVTFEEIYDILAVRIIYKPKSPDEEINNCFQIYVAISQIYKSHPDRLRDWVNHPKANGYQALHVTLMSAKGRWIEVQIRSEHMNELAEQGFAAHWKYKDGGEITEDEGELNEWLSTIKEILDDPQPDAMDFLDAIKLNLFASEIFVFTPKGEIKTMPAGCTALDFAFQIHTFLGSHCIGAKVNHKLVPLSHKLQSGDQVEILTSMSQHVNPSWINFVSTAKAKAKIQAILRRESRELQKAGEEQLSAWLKAHDLEMTTATLDKLCELHDLRKHDSLFLAVGDKTVILGDTDLNELRGKSKSEKSVTSGGWRRYVPFLKSNDKKTTESVEAKDIEGTEGLIVVTKELNRKKPIFINEENIHRYLFPHCCHAIPGDDILGYIDNKNHIEIHKRACPVAAKLKASYGGRILDAKWDMHRRLFFDATIEIRGIDRSGMLHDISDVLSDQLGVNIRKITISSDNGIFEGTIELQVHDRKDVKFIVESMKNIKDMQEVLEVL is encoded by the coding sequence ATGGACAAGGACAATATTGAAGTTAAGGAGATTGACTATGAGAAGATGGTAGATGATGCATTTCAGCATCTCATTGATACCTATCTTGCTTCACGTCATCGAAAGAAGGTTGATATCATTACCAAGGCTTTCAACTTTGCACGACAAGCGCATAAGGGTGTGCGCCGACTCTCGGGCGAACCTTATATCATGCACCCTATTGCCGTTGCCCAGATTGCTTGTGAAGAGATGGGACTCGGAGCAACAAGTATCTGTGCAGCCCTCTTACATGATGTCGTAGAAGATACCGACTATACAGTGGAAGATATGGAAAATATCTTCGGTCCTAAGATTGCACAAATCGTTGACGGATTAACCAAGATTTCTGGTGGTATCTTTGGCGAACAGGCTTCAGCACAAGCTGAGAATTTCAAGAAGCTTTTGCTCACTATGAGCGATGACATTCGTGTTATCCTTATCAAGATATGCGATCGTCTGCATAACATGCGCACTCTTGCTTCTCAGCCTGCCAGCAAACAATATAAGATTGCAGGTGAAACACTCTACATCTATGCACCACTTGCAAACCGATTGGGACTGAATAAGATTAAGACTGAGTTGGAAGACCTTAGCTTCCGCTACGAACATCCTGATGCATACGCCTCTATTGAGAAGAAACTTGCTTCAACACAGGCGCAGCGTGACACCCTCTTTGAACAGTTCACAGCACCTATCCGTGCCGAACTTGACAAGATGGGCTTTGAATATGAACTTAAAGCACGTGTAAAGAGTCCTTATTCTATTTGGAATAAGATGCAGAACAAACACGTCACCTTTGAAGAAATATACGATATCCTTGCCGTACGTATCATCTATAAACCGAAGTCACCAGATGAGGAAATCAACAACTGTTTCCAAATTTATGTGGCTATCAGTCAGATTTATAAGAGTCATCCCGATCGTCTGCGCGACTGGGTGAACCATCCTAAGGCTAATGGTTATCAGGCATTGCACGTAACTCTCATGTCTGCTAAGGGCCGTTGGATTGAGGTTCAGATACGTTCTGAGCACATGAACGAATTAGCTGAACAAGGCTTTGCAGCACATTGGAAATATAAGGATGGTGGTGAGATTACTGAGGATGAGGGCGAATTGAACGAGTGGCTCAGTACGATAAAAGAGATTCTCGACGACCCACAGCCAGATGCTATGGACTTCCTCGATGCTATCAAACTCAACCTCTTTGCCTCTGAAATCTTCGTCTTTACACCAAAGGGAGAGATTAAGACGATGCCTGCAGGTTGTACGGCACTCGACTTTGCATTTCAAATCCATACCTTCCTCGGTAGCCATTGTATCGGTGCAAAGGTCAATCATAAGCTTGTTCCTTTGAGCCACAAACTCCAAAGTGGCGATCAGGTAGAGATTCTGACCTCTATGTCGCAACACGTCAATCCTTCATGGATTAACTTTGTTTCTACCGCTAAGGCAAAAGCAAAGATACAAGCTATCTTGCGACGTGAGAGCCGTGAGTTGCAAAAGGCAGGTGAAGAACAGCTTTCAGCTTGGCTGAAGGCTCACGACCTTGAGATGACAACAGCCACATTGGATAAACTTTGTGAACTGCACGACCTTCGTAAGCATGACAGCCTTTTCCTTGCTGTCGGCGACAAGACCGTTATCCTTGGTGATACTGACTTGAACGAGCTTCGTGGAAAGTCAAAGTCTGAGAAGAGTGTTACCTCAGGTGGCTGGCGCCGTTATGTACCTTTCTTAAAGTCGAATGACAAGAAGACTACTGAGTCTGTAGAGGCTAAGGACATAGAAGGTACAGAAGGCTTAATCGTTGTAACCAAAGAACTCAACAGAAAGAAGCCTATCTTCATCAACGAAGAAAACATACATCGCTATCTCTTCCCACATTGCTGTCATGCTATCCCAGGTGATGATATCCTCGGATATATTGACAATAAAAACCATATCGAGATTCATAAGCGTGCCTGTCCAGTAGCTGCAAAGCTAAAAGCAAGCTATGGTGGTAGAATCTTGGATGCCAAATGGGATATGCACCGTCGTTTGTTCTTCGATGCAACGATTGAGATTCGTGGTATTGACCGTAGTGGTATGCTGCACGACATCTCTGATGTTCTCTCCGACCAGTTGGGTGTTAATATCCGTAAGATAACAATCTCCAGCGACAATGGCATCTTTGAAGGAACAATTGAACTACAAGTTCACGACCGAAAGGATGTTAAATTCATTGTTGAGAGCATGAAGAATATCAAGGATATGCAGGAAGTTCTGGAAGTACTCTAA